A window of the Cannabis sativa cultivar Pink pepper isolate KNU-18-1 chromosome X, ASM2916894v1, whole genome shotgun sequence genome harbors these coding sequences:
- the LOC115698567 gene encoding glutathione S-transferase TCHQD isoform X2, translating into MQLYHHPYSLNSQRVRLALEEKGIDYTSHHVNPITGKNMDASFFRMNPSAKIPVFQNGSHIIFDTIEIIQYVERIALVSLGTDNIMCSSREVIEWMQKIQEWKPKFFTLVHIPDKYRQYVSKFIRRVIIARMAESPDLAGAYHSKLREAYETDDKMKKPDIASQDKEHLIRLLDDIEAQLNETAFLAGEEFTMADVMLIPVLARLVLLNLEEEYIGSRPNIAEYWTLVQQRPSYKKRWHEGGDITG; encoded by the exons ATGCAGCTATATCACCATCCCTACTCTTTGAACAGCCAAAGGGTGAGATTAGCTTTGGAAGAGAAAGGCATTGATTACACATCACACCATGTCAATCCTATTACAGGCAAGAACATGGATGCCTCTTTCTTTAGGATGAATCCTAGTGCTAAAATCCCTGTCTTTCAGAATGGCTCCCACATCATCTTTGATACTATTGAGATAATCCA GTATGTAGAGAGAATCGCATTAGTATCTTTAGGCACTGATAACATCATGTGTAGCAGCAGAGAAGTCATTGAATGGATGCAGAAGATACAAGAATGGAAGCCAAAGTTCTTCACACTGGTCCATATACCAGACAAGTATCGGCAATATGTTTCAAAGTTCATTAGACGAGTAATTATCGCTCGCATGGCTGAATCTCCTGATCTTGCAGGTGCTTACCATTCAAAGTTAAGAGAAGCCTATGAGACAGATGATAAGATGAAAAAACCAGACATTGCATCTCAGGACAAGGAACATCTAATTAGACTTCTTGATGATATCGAAGCACAGTTGAATGAAACAGCATTTTTAGCAGGAGAAGAATTTACCATGGCGGATGTGATGCTTATTCCAGTGCTCGCTCGCCTAGTGCTCTTGAATTTGGAGGAAGAGTACATCGGAAGCAGGCCAAACATTGCTGAGTATTGGACTTTGGTTCAGCAAAGGCCTAGTTACAAGAAG CGTTGGCATGAAGGTGGTGACATAACGGGATGA
- the LOC115698567 gene encoding glutathione S-transferase TCHQD isoform X1 — MQLYHHPYSLNSQRVRLALEEKGIDYTSHHVNPITGKNMDASFFRMNPSAKIPVFQNGSHIIFDTIEIIQYVERIALVSLGTDNIMCSSREVIEWMQKIQEWKPKFFTLVHIPDKYRQYVSKFIRRVIIARMAESPDLAGAYHSKLREAYETDDKMKKPDIASQDKEHLIRLLDDIEAQLNETAFLAGEEFTMADVMLIPVLARLVLLNLEEEYIGSRPNIAEYWTLVQQRPSYKKVIGKYFNGWKKYMTLMKTWGFVRLRTLVKRF; from the exons ATGCAGCTATATCACCATCCCTACTCTTTGAACAGCCAAAGGGTGAGATTAGCTTTGGAAGAGAAAGGCATTGATTACACATCACACCATGTCAATCCTATTACAGGCAAGAACATGGATGCCTCTTTCTTTAGGATGAATCCTAGTGCTAAAATCCCTGTCTTTCAGAATGGCTCCCACATCATCTTTGATACTATTGAGATAATCCA GTATGTAGAGAGAATCGCATTAGTATCTTTAGGCACTGATAACATCATGTGTAGCAGCAGAGAAGTCATTGAATGGATGCAGAAGATACAAGAATGGAAGCCAAAGTTCTTCACACTGGTCCATATACCAGACAAGTATCGGCAATATGTTTCAAAGTTCATTAGACGAGTAATTATCGCTCGCATGGCTGAATCTCCTGATCTTGCAGGTGCTTACCATTCAAAGTTAAGAGAAGCCTATGAGACAGATGATAAGATGAAAAAACCAGACATTGCATCTCAGGACAAGGAACATCTAATTAGACTTCTTGATGATATCGAAGCACAGTTGAATGAAACAGCATTTTTAGCAGGAGAAGAATTTACCATGGCGGATGTGATGCTTATTCCAGTGCTCGCTCGCCTAGTGCTCTTGAATTTGGAGGAAGAGTACATCGGAAGCAGGCCAAACATTGCTGAGTATTGGACTTTGGTTCAGCAAAGGCCTAGTTACAAGAAGGTAATTGGGAAATATTTCAATGGATGGAAGAAGTACATGACTTTGATGAAAACATGGGGCTTTGTTCGTCTCAGAACTCTTGTGAAGAGATTTTGA